The DNA sequence ttcatccatccattaatctATTttgttatcctcacgagggtcggggGTGCGCTAGAGGCTATCCCtctcttcgggctgtaggcgggggacatcgtaaactggttgccagccaatcccagggcacacagagaggaacaaccattcgtgctcacactcacacaaaggggacaatttagagtgttcaatcagcctgccacgcatgtttttggaatgtgggaagaagccgGAGAAAAACCCGCGTGGACACGGGGAACTTGcgaactccacagaggaaggcgaGAGCAGCTTGAGTggcatagctgtctgtcttggATGAGGGGGGGGCAGAGTACAGGTGACATTCAAGTTTGAAAATTGAACTGGAAAACATTTTGTCCCCAGGAGGATGGCATGCCAAAGGCAAAGGTCCATGACATTCTGAGTGAAATCTTCAAGAAGATCGGCTCCAAGGAGAACACCAAAGAGGTCCGTTTGAGCGTTTGTTGGCTTTCTTTTGTAAAATATTCAGATCTCGGGGCACCGTTCGAAGAATTTCATATGAAATATTTGTACCTGAATATCCCCAGGGTTTGACAGAGCTGTACGAGTACAAACAAAAGTGTACCGACGTGGACCTTGAGCCCTTCCTCAAAAGCACAAGCCCATTTTTCCAGAGTTACGTGGAGCGAGGGCTTCGGATGATCGAGTCCGAGCGAGAGGGCAAACCTCGCATTCAGAACCCGGCAGGTAAGGGAATGGACAAAAACCGCTATTGAGCTTTTGTCGACAAATGGCAAAGTCAAGTGTCGTTCTGCAGTGACTGCACAGCATGCTGCTGACAACAGTCTGAGCAGTAATGATGAAGATCTAAAGCCAGCCGTCTACTACGAGAGACTCAAGATCTTACGCCAGAGGCAAGGCCTAGAAAACACCAGGGTGAgttggttaatttttttttttttcatgcactgtCACCTGTTCAAACCTTGATTTTTGTAACACCGTTCCATGACCATGGAGTGATCAatcatcaccatttttttcccctgttggCTAGCGGAAACACGCTAATTTATTATGGAGTTGCTCCCAAATTTCTTGATTGTGGGTTACAGAAATTCTTTTCAGTCTTTCGCACTGTCATTCTGTAGTTTCATTTTTATGCATTACCCGAATATCTTCATTATTTTATCATATATTATTGTCTTGGGACTTACTGGGCTAACCCGGGATCTCagggaatgtattttttgtgccaTGCCATGTGGAAATATATGTTGGTAAGAGCTCCTTAAATTTGGGCACAAGGAAAATTCCTTGAATCCTTAAACCCATCTTGAAGCAATTTTTAAAAggacaagaaaataaatatgtgaGAAAGTCAAATATGAATAAACCAAATCaatagcaattaaaaaaaaaaaaaacaaatactgataTGTGTTAggggggcccggtagtccagtggttagcacgtcggcttcacagtgcagaggtaccgggttcgattccagctccggcctccctgtgtggagtttgcatgttctccccgggcctccgtgggttttctccgggtgctccggtttcctcccacattccaaaaacatgcgtggcaggctgattggatgctctaaattgtccctaggtgtgagtgtgaacgtggatggttgttcgtctatgtgtgctctgcgattggctggcaaccgattcagggtgtcccccgcctactgcccgaagacagctgggataggctccagcaccccccgcgaccctagtgaggatcaagcggctcggaaaatgaatgaatggatgaatatgtGTTATGTTCACCCTGTGATTTGCCCTCCTAGAGGCAGCTCGAAACCTGAAAGGTTTGTAAATTGGGGCACTTGTAAGCCCAGGTACCActttgtcttgaaaggcgcttataaatgtattattattattattttattttgtgcatgatgTGTTTTCAATGCAGGAAGCACCCTTCTGGAACCCCGGCCTGTAATTTAGTCTTTGGACTGATTATACTCGTCTTTGCCCGTGCGTTGCAGAGCATCGGCGGAGGTGATGATGAGCCCCAACAGCGAGCCGCCATCTCCTCGCTGCTGTCATCCAAGCCATCGGTGGCCTCCTCCACAGACATGCTCCACAGCAAGTTGTCGCAGCTCAAAGAGTCCCGAGAGCTCCATCAGCAGGAACACAACACTCAGCCACGCTCGCCGTCCAATGCGCACATCCGCTCGGCCTCGCCCGCGGCGAACCTGGGGGACCTCAAAAAGCGTCTGGAACGTATAAAGAACAATCGGGAGTAGGAACTCCGCATTCGTACCACCTGTTATCGGCATCCCCGTTTTTACGGCACGTTCTGTTTCTCTTCCTGCGCTCATAATGGACAGTTGGAACCTGAACGACACTCTTcccgtgtgtatatatatattaaaaaaaaaaaaaatccaatagaTAATTCAGCTCAAgcgggtttatttttttgtttttttttttttttagatgctcATCTGTGCTACAGCTGCGTTGGTTGAGATTGTATATGCAAACTAATGCATTGCGGAATTTATGGCAGACTCAACTGAGGGGAGCAGTTCTTGTGTTTATCCTTTGATTAAATAGTTGCCGGTCGTTACCACACAACAGATTTCTGATGTTTTAAGGCTGAATAGCCACTGCTTTTTACTGTGGATTGACATCCACGGTAAACCCTTAGTCTTGTACTGTCGCCATTTTTGATTGCGCAGAGCCATATCGGGGATGTGTTGACGTCGATTGTGCTGTGCGTGGATAAGAGAGATGGAACCATGTAAAAATTTCACAGCGCCATTGTCGGTATtatgttatccatccatccatttttctctgCCGCTTGTACTCGCTAAGGTAGGCTGTAGCCTTTTCCGGCTTATTTTGGGTGAAAGAAAAATCTCAGATGCATGCTCCAGAAACCTTAAaagaaaagttttattttgaatacaaaaaatatgaaattggtAAACCCCCGTGTACTTTCTAGCATTATAACTTGCCAACCGCTGTAACCAAAGGGAATTTTCGCACACATCCCAAAATACTTAACAACGGCTATGATGACAAATTAAATGGTGTTGAGACTCCACAATTTATTTGGAGGCTACGTTAGTTCTCTCTCTTTCAAATAGAAATATTTGATCAATGCATTAGTGAACATAAACACCAAATTTATGCCACACCGGCTACTCGGTACAGATTAGTCAAGCCGATTTGAACCAAAGTACAATTGAATCTGAATTTCAAGCAGACAATAGTTACAAACTTATGACTCGTGAATTCAAGTTGGCTCTAATTGATCGACTCTTTTCAAGGACTTTTGGTCGCCTCGCGCAATTTATCCATCTGATAACCGTTTGTACTTGAGACTCCAAGACAAAGCGTTGTCTGCAACCCGCGGGCTGACTTGCACTTCAGCGATAACTCGCCGTTCCCCAAACACCACCaacaggaatgaatgaatgaatgaatggacagACAATGATTGTGTTTTCTCTTTTGACCCACCTTTTTATGTAAAATGTGTAGCCCGCTCTTTGTCACTCCCTTGTTCTTTCTGCCCTTCGCAAGGGCCGCGCACAGATCAGCTCAGCACATTAACGAGAACGATGAAGATAATTTAGAGTTGCAATTTTACCCATCCACCGTAAACGGTTTCATCCCTAGCATGGGCACTGTGAGTCCCTGTAAATACCGTTTGTATGTTTATGTACTAATGTATATGTCCTCATTTAACGCAGACATTTCTTTGGAACATGTTTTCAGAGCTAATATGAGTGTAACGAAAAAGCGCTCTTGCGTTCAGCTCTTCATGCCACTGAAGGAAAACCTTGCTGCCGTGGGTTGAAAGAGCATGGCatgacatttgtaatttttgttgttgttgtttttatttttgtcatgtaaatAAAGTTTACATTGCATAACACTGTGCTTAATTTGTTTTTCCCTCctagggctttttttttaaaactacaaacGTTTGTATTGCATCTGGCTGAACATGTTTGAATGATATTTATGTTATTTGAAGCTAGGCTAGACATATGTGCATAGATAAATGCAAGAGCCTTAATAAGCAATTCCTAAAGACGCTATACGTGCCAAATTTGTCCCATGACCACACcaacaaatcaaaatactcGGGATATAAATCCGTctttccccactgaaatgaatggaactgCATTCATCTATTCCAGACGGGCCGGCACGCACAAAAGAGGAACAATACCACTCCATATCAcgaggaaaatgacattttttaaaaagatttatttACGAAAGTAAAGATAACAAATATAGTCTGCTGAAAGAATTGTACTGTATCTttcggagttaaaaaaaatagagtctAATACACATAGTCAATCTAAAGTTGCTCAGTAAATATTTTACAATGTGTACACAAAATATTGAACTAAATATAAAAAGTCATATACAAAACactgcaaaggtaccgggttcgattccagctccggcctccctgtgtggagtttgcatgttctccccgggcctgcgtgggttttctccgggtgctccggtttcctcccacattccaaaaatatgcgtggcaggctgattgggcactctaaattgtggtgtaggtgagagtgtgagtgcaaatggttgtttgtttctgcgtgccctgcgattggctggcaaccgattcagggtgtcccccgcctactgcccgaagacagctgggataggctccagcaccccccgcgaccctagtgaggaacaagcggctcggaagatgaatgaatgaatgaatgaatgaatgaatgaatgaatgaaaacactgTACAGAAATAGAGATTAGACGCTGATAGAATGCTGGCTGctcacaaaaacaccaaaagtaCGTACTTGCGGTTTTCACCTTTCATCAACCCGCCAAACTGACACTCGAAGACAACTGTCGTGCAAAGAATGCGTCTTTTTTTCAATCGTGTTTTTATGAAACGGTGATTTCTTCACTCTCTGACTCTGATTGTTTACTGGACTCTGACAGAGAGGAgtgatggtgatggtggtgatgacgatgatgatgatgatgacgatggggCAGATGTGACTCCTGGCTCTCCAACTGTGCCGGACTAGTAGCCGCAGTCCTCTCCAGCCCGCTATGGCAGTAGGTGCTGCCCACATCTGTGAGGTCTGGGTGAGGGTTGGTTTTGGTGGGAAGGGTCTGCTGACGGCAACCCCCCGTCGACAGGAGCTCCCTTTCTTTTGAGTTCCTCCATTTCATCCTCCGGTTCTGAAACCAGATCTTCACCTATGGGGACAGACGAGCAAAAAGCCCCGGATTGTTTTTGAATCTGGCAGGCGCCATCGGTGGCCAAGGCAACGTCAACTAGTGCTGTTTTTGGTGGCCTGTGTAAGTTTTAGTCTAATCTTTGTGTCAAGCTGTCATTTTAGGTTTCATTACTTTTAATCATAttcatactctttttttttagcaaagtcAAATTTTAGTCGACTAAAAAAAATccgagcattttcattttttttcttaacctaccgtattttccgggcTAACGGGCGCACCTGatagccttccattttcttaaaagctcacagcgcgccttaaaatccgatgcgccttgtgtctggttattacggtaatatgtcgaccccaaaatggctccctgCTAGCAACGCAGacttcaaacttaaggcgatcgggttcCGCAGTTGAACACAGAAAGAGAGCAACGGGAAGAGAGTTGagtgttaacgagtcaatgttataactcgctgttggttcagtgaaccgTGTCTCTGCTTTATTAAATCACTTTTGCTGACATCGGATCGTTCTGTAGCAACGCCACTCAACACTGTTGCCgtttgttcaaagcttctttgatctgcgatatgaaaaaaattcccaaattggccattcattgaatgtgcgcctcataatcctgtgcgccttttagtgtggaaaatacggtactcaaaaATTCTAGTCAAATTTGTCTATTTTTAGCAAcgcaaaaaatatttgtctgaaGCGAGAAATTACCTTATTTTATCGCCTGTTCGCATAcccaataaagaaaaaaaacgaagtgAGTTCATTTTGGAATGTTTTCATCAGCAGAGCAATCTGCACGTCAATGAATTATTTGCCACTATATGCACCTGTGAGTCTTTGAGTCCCAGTTTACTGGCCAATTTCTTCCTGTCTGGTTTGCTGATGTATTTCTGCTTCTGGAAAGTTCTCTCCAGGGCCTTTCTCTGGAGGTCTGAGAAGACGGCTCGTCGCAGCATGCCCCTTCGAGGCTTCCCTCTGGGGATCAGGGGCCAAGAAAACGTTCCTGGGACGGGGaccacagaggaggaggaagctgaagccacaaaaacgcaACGTGTGGTAAGAACTTGAGGTAAAGCACAGCAACAATGGTAAATTCCCGGTACATAGGTTCATGTAAAGAGGCGTATACCCAGAATTATGATTTAGCTCTCTGTGAAAGCTCATAAAAcatccccccccaaattttAAGACTATTTCGACTGATCCAAATGAATTCAACTCACAACGACTTTCATGTGTGGTAACTTtccacttttcaaaaaaaaaaaaaaaacatgcagccaTGTTTCATCATTTCCAGACTTTCCGGTGGGCTTCTTGGTCAGCAAATTTGTAGCTGTCAGGATTTGTCTGTCCTGGTCTTTTGTCTTGTTATTGAGTACTGCAACTGTTTGTATTGTCTATTTTATGACGTCTTCCctatttggtttttatttctgtcattgTGGTCTTAAAGTGATGTGTCTCACTGTGCTATTTTTGAAACCTGCCCCGTGGGACTACGGCTGAAAAACAGCATTTATGCTGAGTCCGGCGCATTTACGCTGTTTATTCTTGCGTTGATTAATATGCACCATCCCTATgaaataactaactaaataaataaatacaatgagtACCTCTACTGCACATGGGCTCTCACAGATAGCATGTGAAggaataactaaaaaaaaaaaaacatgacttacTACTTACTATGCATATGTTTCAAACCTTTTTTCAATCCAGtagttttttttagcttttcaaGCTCAGTAAATGTTTAAAGCTCAGTAAATGTTTAAGTACAGTCCAGTTGTACTTTCTTTcaggtacattcattcatttgcatttaCTCTTCTGTTCTAGAGGTGTcataattctgtttgtgaccaacagatggcactgtagggctcccccagcTTCaggtgcacacctgttggtcattatgtaattagttgtataaaaggacttccGCCCGACTACTcgttgtcgggtcattgtttgtttgcttctgtCAGGTTTTGTTTCAGTCACGTTATGTTTTacattcagtcatgatttttgtttgatactttgaacTTTGTTTTGGGTTTAGTTTTCTCTATGTTTTAATACAGTTGGTCAAGTAGACccttctcctccctcctgcgtgctttttggggtccgccGCCAACTAGCAACGTGACAAGAGGTTACATCATAGCCCCATTAACATCCAGCAAAACCGTTTATCTTGGATCGAACTACTGACGTACGCAACACAACGTTTTCCATGAAAATCCCTTTTCAAagtacagcaggcatgtccaaagtccggcccgcgggccaaaatccggcccgcggtcgaatttcatccggccctcggcccctgtcataaaatcagtgccgtctggcccgcaggttgggcgcaatggaacacgtgttgcattgactgaggcctcgtagactggtgagtgatgtttcatagagtactgcttccctctagtggctaaatgagtaatagcattcactaaatgagtaatagcatttagacactagagggcatcactcacgagttaacaagacatcactccgtgtttatattgactgatatgtcatatttcaaattcctgtttcaaatgaaccaaaagaaattcttaagattgttgaaattcaaataaaaatggaaatgtgaaacagactggcttactaaaatttgttgaacaatattgttgttcaatgtaaagaatgtcagccaaggtcggccccccgacattttaccacataaaatctggcccccttggcaaaaagttcgGACACCCCTGAAGTACAGtattagcatttttgttttttcctcggTTGCCTCGGCGCTTGTCGGAGCAGTCGTCCCGCTGTCAAGTAGTTAGGAGCAAGTCGGGACTTTCATCGTCTTGACTCTGCCCCCAATAGAATTGCCCTCCCTGAAATGTGATGTTTAAAAGTCCAATTTGTCAAGTGGCGCAAACAGAGCCAATGCTAATGAGACCGGCTCTCCAAAGCTCGGCCTCACACTACCTCTAATGAAGCATGAAGGGGGGATTGTATGGGCTGCAAATGCGTAGAGAAAGCCGATTGTGTTTCAAAGAATTGAGTGGAGAAGCCCGTCGACATGCCAGTATATTACAGGCCCATTAAAGGCAGGTCGGTATAATGTGCTACTGTTAAAAGGCTCGAGCTGTTGGGATCTTTGAGATGTTGCCAGTTATGTACTGGCCTTGGTGAGCTAATGCAGATGTCAAATGCTTCGTGTCTCGGCAGGGTCCTCTAATAAATTGCAACAGGAGGAGAAACGAGGATACGTACGGCGATGCCGGAAACGCACAGCATATCTGTAGAAGTAGCCGTGCGACGCATACTGTAGCCGTAGAATAAAATCTACAAAGTTGGATGTGTGTGCGGGCGGGTGGGTGGAATGTCGTGGCTCCTATTGGTCACGGTATTGGAAGTTTTGTGAGCAGGCAAGAAGAGCATGGTGGGAAAACGACGGCGCGTGAAGAGGCACCGAGTTCCCGAGCTGGGAAGATACCCGCCTCACATTTAAACCGTGACAAACGGCGCTAATATATATGGAGCGTGACAAACCAGACTAATTTGTAGATAACAACAACTGGTGTGCTAATGTCAGCAGTCAGTTTGTCCCCCGAAATAGGGCTTCAAATCGGCGCAGCTGATTCCGTGCTGTATTCCCATGCGAAAGGGctgtaaaatgtgtgtgtgtgtgtatatatatatatatacatcttatcttatcttatcttatcttatcttatcttatcttatatatattttagcttCTCAAACTATGAGTTGTAACTCACAAAGTTCAGGAAATGGAATGAGAATTGCACGTTAATTTATTCAGCAAGTTCATTCGTTAATCTGCTGCAGCGCAAGATTCGGCGAAAGACAATCATACTAATTCatcaacacatttcaaatccagcctcaaaacacatctgtttagacgAGCCGATTCACTccgaccataaagccattatttttatttatttatttttgttgttttttttcttatcttatttgatgttgtttttaagataagatatcctttatttgtcccacaataacattttaacattgtatttgtgattttaactgcttgttgtaaggtgtccttgagtttctagaaaggcgcccacaaataaaatgtattatgattattatgattattattattataatttgactcttttaagtcaagtcaagtcaagagtatttctcgggcactttcaaacagccatcgctccatacaaagtgctgtacatggagcgatttaacatgcacaataaacagtaagacgaatcgataataaaggcggtagaaagcaccaagcagtaaaatcaagaacaaatctaagtcatttTAGAGGtgcatgaataaaaatgtttgattttagtAGCTGTCGTTTGGTTTAACACCGCCTCGCATCATGCAAAGCGTTATTTCTAATATTTGGTTACCTCATTTAGCCACATTTAGAATATTAGCCACATTTCATGAGGATACGGTGGAATCCACTGCTAAGGAGAGATAAAATAATacgcatacagtatattgttgtttTCGGAGCTCTGGAGCTTAAACACCTCTTCAAGTGCTGTCGTTTAGATTGTTAATCGCGTATAATATATATTCACTTCCATAAAACTATTCGTGAGGAAGTGTTTTTACAGTGATCGCTTCATTTTAAATGCCGATGGTTTTCTGAAGTTCCAGTTTCTGGCACAGCTACTCATTGCCCAGGTTCTATTTGATACAATGTATTGTCATGTGAGAACTAGGACATTGGATGAAtcgagctttaaaaaaaataataaatcaatgtaATGATACAAAGTACAGCAATAAATTAATGTGATGATCATTCAGTTCTTGTCTACTTGTGTCAATTTGTAAGCCTGGGAAAGGACTCTCTCACCTGTGAAATACGAAGCCCTGATGAAAGGATGAAGACTTGTATCCAAGAATGGTAGCGGGAAGGATTTTGTCTGCAAACTGTGGACTGGAGGAGAAGAGCAACCTGGAAAACATAAAACGAGACGTCTGAGTTATGCCGTTTTATGGTTTGCCTGATTGTGAagccttggaaaaaaatattagaagagaaaatgatgttttttttcaatttcttgttcattttaatATCTGGCGCCTCTAAAAGTTCATCAAGTGATGAAgtgacacaaaagaaaacacgGAATGCCCAAACGCAATTTTTGGCGGGACAATGCCATCACTGTTGATGTAGGAATTTGTAAAGTGATTTTGTTGTCATTCAGAAATCCTTTGGAAAATCTCAATCAGCTCTTAAATTAAACTTTTATGAGCTGTTTTCGTTGTCATTAATATACGGTCCATTCAAATGTACCTTTAGTTTGTACCAGTCATTGAAAATGGTTTCATTGCTTCCTAAAAATAAATCCCATAATAATTTTCTTACCTGTTTTCATTAAAATCACTCTTCATCGTACAATTACATAATAGCCCTGAAATTGTGTTCATTTCCCCAAATAAATAGATGGATACGCATTTGTTAATATTGCTCAAAATAAACCtctgtctaaaaaaaaaggtttggagtTTGACACTGGTAGCATGAATAGAAATGATCACGACACGCTGTTAATTTTATGTCATATTATTAGGACTTCTGAGCCCTAATTATGAATTGGTGTTAACGAAACCGAATGATCTATTTTTACTTGAACGCAACATGCTCGGGTCGTCGAATTGGATTTTAAATCTGGTAATAAATATCTAATCTTATGAATATATACATCCAACTGTGGTagtattaaaacattttaaatatacagtatgttgacaCACTGTActtttaaatacatgttttattcCATCccacaaaatatatacagatTAATCATGAAGAGATCCAGTTCGATACGAGCGATTCAATATCCATCAGTCGAGTTGCTCACCACTCCTGGTTGACGGTGCCAGTATGGCACTGACGCCGAACTTGAGACAGTTGGAAGTCGGACACGCGGACGGTGCGGGGCCGCCGCTGTGGTTCGGCTGCCCGGTGCACTGAAAGACAGAGCGGGCGGCGCTCGGTCCCAACGCCCGGGGTGAGGCACCCTGCCCCGGACTCGGCGAGAGGACGTCCCCGGGGTTTGCGGCCGAGAACGTCCGCTGGATGTAGCTATACGCCGGTTGGCTGATTCGGAGGAGATCTTCCACGCGGTAGCCCGAGGGCGGTGACCGAGGCAAAGGGGAGGTCAGGGCGGCGGGTGGACGCAGCAGGTCCGGGTACAGAGGATGTGGCACAGCGCTGCACGGAAACATCATGGCTGGCCCCCAAGCTTGTCTCGAATGCGGCCCAAATCACAGTCGTCGTCACCTGGGTTCCTACTCGCGGCAACGTATTGGCTGGCGAATTGGGAGAAACTTTTATAGAAGCGACTTTGGATGGCAAATTGATCGCCCAGCCCGTCATCTGAGTGGATGAGGCCGCGAGAAAGTCCATCACCGGGGATTGGTCAACGCGCCGCTGCTCATGGCCTGATTGGACTTGAGTCGAGCTAGTAGGGGATGCcccccactctttttttttgccccttctCCTTCAAACTTTATGGACTCCAACAATAGTTAACCTAGGatcgtgtatgtgtgcgtgtgtgtgtgtgtgtgtgtgtgggggggggggggctattcgTATTGTACGGTCATTCCACAAATAGAGGGCAATtttggcatatatatatatatatatatatatatatatatatataa is a window from the Hippocampus zosterae strain Florida chromosome 3, ASM2543408v3, whole genome shotgun sequence genome containing:
- the LOC127598352 gene encoding homeobox protein DBX1-B-like: MMFPCSAVPHPLYPDLLRPPAALTSPLPRSPPSGYRVEDLLRISQPAYSYIQRTFSAANPGDVLSPSPGQGASPRALGPSAARSVFQCTGQPNHSGGPAPSACPTSNCLKFGVSAILAPSTRSGCSSPPVHSLQTKSFPLPFLDTSLHPFIRASYFTASSSSVVPVPGTFSWPLIPRGKPRRGMLRRAVFSDLQRKALERTFQKQKYISKPDRKKLASKLGLKDSQVKIWFQNRRMKWRNSKERELLSTGGCRQQTLPTKTNPHPDLTDVGSTYCHSGLERTAATSPAQLESQESHLPHRHHHHHRHHHHHHHSSLSESSKQSESESEEITVS